From the Anopheles coustani chromosome X, idAnoCousDA_361_x.2, whole genome shotgun sequence genome, one window contains:
- the LOC131269191 gene encoding cuticle protein 16.8, with translation MFRFILLSTLLVAATAQYNGGYHRDPKTAAILSEQRYLSGDGKFGAAYTQEDGTDFKEETDADGNRRGSYSYVDPTGQRRTISYVAGKNGFQASGDHLPVAPPAPPQAAPQPSYQPQQSYAAPAQQYDSGRSYDINNGEYDPRWNDPNFSQQQTQYQAPAPAPAPVHNYHHAPAPVAPVPQYNQHNYAPAPAPQAPAWTSTPAPHRFQPPGKLQLNRTPDGYSYTFNKV, from the exons ATGTTCAGATTT ATTCTTCTATCAACGCTGCTGGTGGCCGCGACCGCCCAGTATAACGGTGGTTATCACCGCGATCCGAAGACCGCCGCCATCCTGAGCGAGCAGCGGTACCTGTCCGGCGACGGCAAGTTCGGCGCCGCCTACACGCAGGAGGACGGTACCGACTTCAAGGAGGAGACCGACGCCGACGGTAACCGCCGCGGCTCGTACAGCTACGTTGACCCCACTGGACAGAGAAGAACCATCTCCTACGTTGCCGGCAAGAATGG ATTCCAAGCCTCCGGAGACCATCTGCCGGTAGCCCCGCCGGCCCCACCACAGGCGGCCCCGCAGCCCAGCTACCAGCCGCAGCAGTCGTATGCCGCCCCGGCCCAGCAGTACGACAGCGGCCGCAGCTACGACATCAACAACGGCGAGTACGATCCGCGCTGGAACGACCCGAACTTCAGCCAGCAGCAGACCCAGTACCAGGCCCCCGCGCCCGCCCCGGCCCCGGTCCACAACTACCACCACGCGCCGGCCCCGGTCGCCCCCGTGCCCCAGTACAACCAGCACAACTACGCCCCCGCCCCGGCCCCGCAGGCGCCCGCCTGGACCAGCACCCCGGCCCCGCACCGCTTCCAGCCACCGGGCAAGCTCCAGCTGAACCGAACCCCCGACGGCTACAGCTACACCTTCAACAAGGTCTAG